GTTCGGGTCCACCATGAGTGGTGAGGAAgtagagatggctgaagaatggTTTTTTCCTTAGTGGGGGTTCCATTTGGAACCTGCAGGGCCGGAGGATCGGATAACGAGGCCTCCTCCTGGTCGGATTGGGATGTATCTGGAGACACTCTGGGCCGATCTGCGGTTCCCCTTCCATGCGTTTGTGAACGAGCTCCTGGTGACTTACCAACTTGTCCCAGCGCAGTTCGCTCCAAACGCGTGGAGGACGATCATTGGTTTTCTATCCTTGTGCATTGTGCACGAGATACCGACTTCTGTCAACATCTTCCGGTGGTGCTTCTTACTGAAGTCCAACCCGGGAGACTGAGAATGGCTTTACCTGGCCCTTCGGGGTAGCCGGTCATTCTTTCGGGGTGCTCCGACATCTATTCATggatggaaggagaaattcttttttttgtcctccGAGCGGTCATGAGGGTTCGACCCTAGGTGGGGGCAAGCTCGGCTCAAGAATGCTAACAGGCTCGCCAAACTGTCCAAGAAAGAGCAGAGGATCCTCGATGCTCTAAACGGCCTCGAGGAAAACATTCTTCTGAATGACCTCATAAGTGAGGATGCGTTAGTCAACGtaggcttgagctcggcgctcCCTCAGGGTAAGGGTGATGGTTTTTGTCATTTGTTCTGCTCTGTCTCTTCTTTCCTAATATTCTGACTTCTCCTTTTCCTGCCTCTACAGACATTccaaaaatggtgaccaagaaCGCAGCCCTCTATACTCgtttttggaagagggcagccgagatTGGTGGGGCCTCgcccgagccgaggaagaaggcCAAGCTTTCATCTGGTGCTGGTGCCGAGGCAAGTACAGCCCAGGGCGGGCCTTCCAGGCCTGCTCGGGAGGCTCCGAGCACCGACCACAGGGGCTCGAGTTCTGCGGGAGCTTTGGCAATGTTGGCTTGCCCGGCTCCCATCTCTCAGCGCCCTGGTCGACGTCCTGTCGAGCAGCGGCGCTCAGCTCCCGAGCAACGACGCTCGGATCCCGAGCTGGGGAGTAGACAGGGGGCTCCGAGGTCGCCCCCGCCCAGCCCAGCAAGGCCGAGTCTCCCTGGTCCTTCGGAAGCCGATTCCCAGCCAGAGAGGAGGCCTTACCTCCCCTTGTGGGAGGTTTTCGAGGGTGACTCGGCCCTTGACGATCCTGCAGTAGTGCGGCAGATTTTCCGAGTCGCGCTGCTCCCGTCCGACCAGGCCAAGATCCGGTCCACGAGCTACAACAGCTTCTTGGACGGGATCTACTGCTCCGCGGTCCAGGTAAGTTTACCTTTAGGCTCTCGTTTTCGTCTTTTAATTTTTAGCCTTGActcattttttttccctttgttgttAACAGCATCTCCACGAGGTCGAGAATCTAATGCACATAGCGTCCGACTATCGGGAGCGGGGTCGAAGATGCCAGCGCGGGCAGGAGGAGGCCGAGAGGAAGCTCCGCCAGGCCGAGGCGAAGCTCGGCGAGGCCGAACTCCTGCGGAAGGAGCTGCTCGCAAGAGTAGAGGCCAGCGAAGGCAAGCTCCGGTCGTGGACTGCGaagctcgaggaggagaagggcgcgcatgcCCTAGCTAGGTCAGAGGTGCACGCTACCGAGGCGCGTCTGGCCGAGGCCCGCTCGGCGCTCGCTGTCCGCGAGCAGGCGGTGAAGGATGCTCACCTCAAGGCCCAGGAGCTCGAGGCCCGCGAGAAGAGGGACCAGGAGGAGGCTCAGCACGCGGTCCAACTCTTCCGGAAATCGGAAGAGTTCCGCGATTTGCTGGAGAAGGAGGCCATGGATGGGCTCATCCGCGGCTTTGACGATTTCCGCAACCAGTTGAGGCGGCTCTGCCCCGAGTTTGACCTCAATCTGCTCCAACCTGGGGCAGGAGTCGAGGAGCTCGACGCGCCTGAAGACTCGGCTAGGTTCAAAGTTCAGGCGGCCGAGGGGTAGGTTCCCACTGAGGGGGATCTAGAAGGAGCTTCTCATGCTGCCCTCCAAGATGCTGATACGACTCAGGCCGAGGCGACGACTGCGGACGACCTCGGAGCAGAGCCCGCCTCTTAGGGTTTTGTTtaccctctctttttttgtttctttatttttggtAAGCAAGGTCGGCCCTCTAGAGTGTATGGCCGAACCTTGGTCTTGTACTTAGCCTTCGGGCTTTCATTAATGAAAATTTCTTTTTCCTAAATTTACGATTGTTTTGTCTTTTCCTTCCACATGGATAAGTTTGCGATCATTTAAACTAGAATTcctttcgacaaatttttcagGCTCGGCCGAGCCCCGTTTGCGCTTGCCAAGTATAGATCTACTAGGAAACGTTTCGAGCTTCATCGTTTTCGAGCCCGGGTTCGCATTTCGCCAAAGTCTTTGGGCTTGGATTTAAATCTCGCCGAGCCCTTGAGCTCGGATCTGAATTTTTGGAGCGCTGAGCTCGGTCTTTCGCCCCCGGAGGGGTTTTGTCAGGCCTTAGGTTAATCTTCCGGAAGGTCTTGGCAATCTTTAGGCTCGGCTTTTCGGGTGTAGGCTTGCAAAAACTTTAAAGTTGGTCCCTGAGGGGATCGTAGACCCAAGTCGAACTATTGTTAGGGCCTATGTGGCAGTCAACCTTGAATTCGGTTGGCGTACCAACTAGTAGAATCGAAACATAGTGACTCGGCACTACTAGGCTCGGCTAGAGTGTTTAGGGTCGAGGCCGTCGCTATGGGTAGGCGTCAACCTGGACCGACATTTAAACTCGGCCGAGCCCTCATTTAGGGATCTGCATAGATCAACCTGTAGACTAGTGGTGAGAGCAGGCCTGAGGTCGAAAAGACCTCGGCTTATGGTTGGCTCAGACGGGCATATCGACCTTGATCGGAGGAGCTCCTAAGCTCAGTCGGGATTTTGTCAATCGTTATGGTGCATAAGTAAATGCAATAATGTAGGTGCTAGGTGAGAAGTACCTTTCGCACCGTCGGGACCGAGCGCTCCAGGTGGAGATAGCCGATTCTGCTCTGCGATCGGCTCTTAGAGGCATTCTGTGGCCTGTGGTCCGCTTCCGTGGACAATATTGTCCGTCTGTAGAATGAGACGGCGCCTTGGTCAGGGTCTCGCACAACAGCGTAGCCCACTCCAGCCGATCAGGGGAGAATGTTGTGTAGTCTTGTCTTAGGCGCGCCTGCACGTTGTAGGGTCCGCGAAAGTCCCATCCTTTGTTGTCTTCTCGAGGTCGGGGGAAATTGTGCTTGCTGTCGACACGCAGGGGATCTCGGCCTTTGTTGAGGGATGAACACGAGGTCGGAGGAGCTCGGGCTTGTTGCCGACCTagtgacgctttccgaggtcgagggagtttgtgACTCTACtgtcgactcacggggcatctcgaccttagtcgagggatcgatcatgaggtcgagggagcttgggcttgcTGCCGACTTGGtgatgctttccgaggtcgagggagtttgggactctactgtcaactcatggggcatctcgaccttagtcgagggatcgtacACAAGGTCGAGGGATCTGGGaatgcactgtcgacctgcgacgctttccgaggacgaggaagtttggaactctactatcgactcatggggcatcccgaccttagtcgagggatcgcgcGCAAGGTCAAGGGGTCTGGAAACGCActatcgacctgcgatgcttcccgaggtcgagggagtttgggactctactatcgactcaaggggcatcccgatcttagtcgagggatcgtgcgcaaggtcgaggggtctaggaacgcactatcgacctgcgacactttccgaggtcgaggaagtttgggactctactatcgactcaaggggcatcccgaccttagtcggggaatCGTGTGCAAGATCGAGGAATTTGGGAACGCACTATCAACTTGCGACGCTGCCCGAGATCGagagagtttgggactctactatTGACTCACagagcatcccgaccttagtcgagagaTCGTGTGCAAGGTCGAGGGATCTGGGAACGCActatcgacctgcgatgctttccgaggtcgagggagtttgggactctactatcgactcacggggcatcccgaactatGTCGAGGTGTTTGAGGGAGATCGAGATCGAGCTCGATAGCAGCACAGCGAGGTGCTTCGGGCTTAACTGGAGCATCTAAGCTTGatcgggcatccgagcttggtcagGCATCCGAGCTTGGCCGGGCATCTGAGCTtggccgggcatccgagcttggccgggcatccgagcttggtcagGATTTCCTGGGATTCACGAGCGTCCCAACATCAGGAGTATGAAATGATTAATGGAGAACTGTAACCAAATCATCATAAGTGGAGTGAGAGTGGTATTCCTGTTTGTCGATGACCTCCGAAAGGTTCATTGGTAGTACATTCGAAGGTTCTCGAAGTTCCAGCTTCGAGGGATAAAAGTTTCCTCAAGAGACTCCAATTTGTACGCTCCGGGCCGCTGGACTCGCGTGACTCGGTAAGGTCCTTCCCAGTGTGGGGCTAGTTTCTCCTGCTCGGTGGGCTGAGAAGCCTTAGCCCTCCTGAGGACGAGAtctcctactttgaagagcttggcttTTACtatggagttgtagtattgtgtCGTTTTCCGTTGATACCTCGCCATACAAACTCAGACCGCCTCCTTAGTTTCCTCAATGAGGTCCAGGTTGCCTCTGAGTTGGGAGGAGTTGGATGTTGCATTGCAGTGTTCCACCCTTGGTGAGGGGAGTCCAACTTCCAGAGGAATAACAGCTTCCGTTCCGTATGCCAGGTTGAAAGGGGTCTCACCGGTGGGGAGCCAAAATGTTGTTCTGTAGGCTCAGAGGACATTGTAGAGGTCTTCAACCCATTGCCCTTTGGAtcggtcgagcctggctttgagtccCTGAAGGATGGTGCGATTCGTCACATCAGTTTCTCTATTTATTTGTGGATggacgaccgaggtgaagcggtgatcgatgccgagctcggagcagaattctctgaaacGGATGTTGTCAAACTGATGACCATTATCAGATATAAGAATGCGGGGGAGTCCAAATCTACAGATGATTGACTTCCACACAAAGTCCTGCATTTTTTGCTCAGTGATCCAGGCCACCGGTTCAGCttcgacccacttggtgaaATAGTCAATGGAGAcgaccaaaaattttctttgcccagTTGCCAGGAGAAATGGCCCCAGGATGTTGATTCCCTACTAGGCGAATGGTCAAGGGGCACTGATCGAGGTCAGCAGCACCGAAGGTCGgtgctggatattggcgttccgCTGGCATCAGTCGCACCTTCGGACAAAGTCCGTTACGTCCttttggagtgtgggccaaAAGTATCCTTGGCGCAAGATTTTATTAGCCAGTGCTCGGCCTCCCAGATGGTTCCCGCATATTCCTTCATGAACCTCTCGCATAGCATAGTCCGCTTCTGAcaggcggaggcatctgagaagaggagaggtgaaggattttcggtagagcttgccttcatacAATATGAATCGGGAGGCTAGACGCCTGATTCGGCGAGCTTCAGGCTCATCATTGGGGAGGACTTCACTTTGTAAATAATTAACGAGCTCGTCCATCTAACTCGGCTCGGTGTCTATGCACATGGCCGGCTCAGGCTCTTCTGTGCTGGATGTTTGGAGATATTCAAGTGTCGTCGCTttggggagctcgctcatgTGAGAGGTCGCCAAGTTCGACAGTTGATCGACCATGAGGTTTTCTGTTCTGAGGATATGGTGAATGTTGAAGGAGCTTAGGGCGGATGTGAGatctcgcaccttttggagatatctcTGTATTGACGGCTCCTTTGCTTCAAAATCTCCCAAAACCTGGCTCACGACTagttgggagtcactgaagaccttcaggtTCTCGGCTTCTAGCTCCTTCGCCAATTTGAGCCCGGCAATGAGCGCCtcatactccgcctcattgttcgaagctggaaactcgaggcgcagggcctgCTCAGCCACTACTccgtccgggctggtgaggatgagacctgctccgctaccccccgaggtcgaagagCCATCCACATATAGGACCCATAGCTGCTCCGGGGTTTCTTTTGTTGGCATGAGCGGGTGCTCGGGGTCGTTCGGCAAACTGCACTCCATGATGAAATCGGCGAGCGTGTGGGCTTTGATTGCTGGGCTTGGacggtattcgaggtcgaactccCTAAGCTCGACTGCCCACTTGGCAATCCTCTCGGCACGATCCGACCGCTGCAGAATCTGCTTCATCGgttggtcggtcagtatggccacagtgtgggcctgaaaatagggtcggagcctccgagccgagatgaccaggGCAAAAGTTATTTTCTCCAATTTGGAGTATCTTGTCTCGGCATCCCTcaggacccggctggtgtagtatACTAGTCTCTGGAGCTTATTCTCTTCCCGTACCAGGACTGAACTCACCACAACTGGGGAGACGGCTAGGTACAAATAGAGGAGCTCGCCCTACTAGGGTTTGGTGAGCAGCGGAGGAGAGGCGAGAAGGCGCCTAAGCTCTTCGAAAGCTTGCTGGCATTCCTCCGACCATAAGAAGTCCTTCGATCGCttgaggattttgaagaatgaGAGCCACCGCTCGGCCGACCTGGAGACGAATCTCCCTAGAGCCGCGATCCGCCCggtgagccgctgtacctccttgactgtcTTTGGCGGCACCATCTCCTGCAGCGCCCGGATCTTCTCGGGGTTAGCTTCGACTCCACGCTGGGTTACTATGAAGCCCAgaaatttgcccgaggtgactccgaacgcacacttcgccggattgagcttcatttggtactttCTGAGCCTGGAGAATGTTTCATTGAGGTCAGCCACATGGTGCTCTGCTGttcggcttttcaccagcatgtcatccacatagacctccatgttttggcctatctggtctttgaagattTGGCTAACCAGTCTTTGGTATGTGGCTCCTGCATTCTTCaacccgaacggcatcactttgtaacaataagtgcccttgtcggtgatgaaagccgtcttcttctcatcttctggcgccattcgaatttgattgtatcccgagaaggcgtccatgaaggtcagcagCTGATGTCCCGAAGTGGAATCGACGAGCTAGTCGATGCTGGGAAGGAAAAAACTATCCTTCggacaggccttgttcaggtcggtgtagtccacgcacatacgccatttttcATTGGCTTTTttcacgaggaccacattggcgagccagtccggataGAAGACCTCCCGAATGAAGCCGGCCTCGAGAAGTTTGTCCACCTTCTCTgccgctgctcgttgtcgttccggggcggagccccgTTTTTTCTGTCGCACGGGTTTGTaggttggctttacttggagccggtggaccatgacctcagggttgATTTCCGGCATGTCGGCGGGTGACCAGGTGAAGATGTCCATGTTGGTCCGGAGGAACTCGATCAGGCGGTCCCTCTCAAGGGAActcaggccggagccgacctgcacggttagctttgGGCAATTTTCTTGTAAAGGAATCTGAGTAAGAAGCTTACCAGGTTCCACCCGTTTCTTCCAAGTATTGTCCCGCACCTCCAAGGTTTCAATGGGCAGTGCCTGATTTGATGTTTCGGTTGGCGCCTCGGCAGTTTGTTCGCCATGGCTTGGTGCCTCAGTTTTAGCCGGTTGCTTTGCTTTATGGGTTGCCATATAGCACCGCTTAGCTATCCGCTGATCTCCACGAacttcgcctactccttggtcggTGGAGAATCGTACGAGCAAGTGGTAAGTCGAGACCATGGCTCGGAGAGCATTTAGCCTTGGTCGTCCGAGAATGGCGCTGTAGGCCGAAGGTAGGCGGACCACAaggaagtccatcctcacagtactttctcggggggcgagcccgaccgTGACCAGGAGACCATTCTCGCCCTCCATTGGGACTGAATCTCCGGTAAATCCgaccaacggagcattcattctccgaagttggttctctgtcatccccattttttgATAGGCGTCATAGTACAAGACgtttgccgagcttccattatctacTAAGACgtgttttacatcaaacttatttacaatcatagagatgactaCAGCGTCATCATGAAGAGTTTCAACTCCTttcaagtcctcgtccgagaacgagatggcttcagaaCTGCGCAGGCGCTTCGGAGGATCCCTTTCCTCGGCTGGACCTCCGACCGAGGTTTCTccaatggtgttgatggtgcctaCGATGGGTCCGTTGGCATTCGGATCTTCGAGCTGCTCGACGTTTTCTgctggcctcctttcctcgcgcCGGTTCCGTACAAACCGGTTCAGCACTCCATGACGGATGAGTGTCTCGATCTCATCCTGGAGCTGGAAGCAATCCTCCGTAttgtggccgtggtctcggtggaagcggcaatatttTCTAGGATTGCGGTAAGCTCCGGGATCCCTTATTGGGGGCGGAGGCCGGAAATAATCTCGGCCCTCGTCTCCATTAGGATCTCTGTCCGGGGAGCGTTGAGGGGAGTGTAATTCTCATACCTCCCTGGCGGTACCCGTGGCCGTGCTAGAGATCTTGGTCGGGGTGGGGACCTTGGTCTGCGCTGTCCCTGCTGCCGAGGTGGACTCCTTAGCCGCGGCAAGTTTTTGATTCGGCGGGGAGACAGGCTTCGCtggcggccgcgctcctcgcggcatttcttctgcttctttgaagcCTGCTCGGTcgcaccccgcctggaggcgatggCCTTCTCAGCCTTtgcatacttccgagctcggatcagcatttcggtgaagtcagcagggaagctcttctcgatggagaagagaaatctgtaggagcgagccccagtctttagtgccgacatggctatcgattagtcgagctcgcgaacctcccaggTTGCAGCGGGGAAGCGGTCGAGGTACTCCCTGAGAGATTCACCCTCCCGTTGCCTGACgtccaggagggagtccgacgttcgccgctggcgccggctggcagcaaatttggtggcgaactgcctgccgagctgctcaaaagaggagaccgtgctcggctttagcccagaaaaccaaagccaagCCGTTTCCCTAagagttgctgggaaggccttgcagagcacagcCTCCGAAGACCCTTACAGTGCCATAAGGGCTCTGTAGCTCTCCGAATGATCGAGGAGGTCGGCAgtcccgttgtagggctccacttggggcattttgaatctgggtggaaccggctcatcctcgatctggcggaagaagggggacttggtggtaaACTCGAAGTCACCCTCGCGCATTGCCTTTCTGCTGTGAAGCGCCTCGATCTGGCGCTCAAGGttctcgaccttcctgtcgagTTTTCCAACCTGGGGGATTGCCACAGTAGTCTGTTCCGGCTCACGGCGGTCCGGGGCCGACTCGGCCTCCGAAAACTGTAGCCTCCTGTCTATGCTCCTCCCCGGCAATTCTCTCCGAGGGGATGCCCGGGCCGAGTCTTAGCGACAGCATCGCTCTTCGTTGTTGGCCCTTGAGGAGCCGTGAAGGTTTTGGCCCTGGGGCACCGGTCCATTTGGGGGGAGCACTGGCCGGAGCCGGGCCTGCGAAGGCAGCATAGGTGGGGCTTCCCCACGTTGCAGTCCTTGAACAGCGGTGGCTAAGGCCTGAACCTGCTGAACCAGGACGTTGAACTGTTCCGACTGGACCTGGGGAGTTGGATCAGCTGGAGATGGCGAGTTCCGGACAGAGTGTCCGGGGCTTTGTGGGAGACGCCGGGAGACATTAGAGGCTCCTTTACTTCTCAATTTCATGGCCACGACTCGAGCCCTTtatctagcgccaactgttgctgaaaattggacccgggggcgaccgtcggttgggaaggaggagctccagtGCTGGAACAGCAGGAGgaggcggtccgtcggcgggcggcgttctCCGAAAGACCTGcaacaagccggtggccggggtttccagcgctggccctccgatgcttaagtcagagggggctaatatgacagaggagaggggaggtatGCCTTTTCTGGGTTTCAGAGTTCAACCCCCTCTAAGGTGGAggggttccccttttatagaggggtattGAATTACCTGTGAAATGACGAGGCAAATGGTTCTTTTTTGGTCATAATTGAACACGATCGTGTGCATTAATATAGTGTCGTGGGAGATCAAATCGAAGTCAGTGAGTCGTCATGGTGATCAGACGTGGCGGAGTAGCTCAACTGCCtgccgtggagggcttgagatccgtagataacaagcgcattgattgttgagtgaaccggagatcagcagaggccatacgctttaatggttgagtgaaccggagatcagcagaggccatacgctttaatggttgagtgagccggagaacAGAACAggccatgcacattaattgttgacggCGAAGCACGGTATGGTCTCCGGTTGAGCTACGCAAGGGCGTGATGTTAGTAGGTGAGCGGCGAGGTTGGGCTTTTGAAGCTAGGCTCCCGAAGGAGATTAGACCGAGGTCGAATACTATGACGGGGCGTCTCGGAGTCTAGCATTTGGTCGGGCGCCGAGCTGAGCTAGTCGccttcaggtcgggcgccttctggtcgagcgccttctggtcgggcgcctcctGGTCGGGCGCCCGCAGGTTGTTCTGGGATAACTTAGTTTTTCCCCTGACAGTTGGTTTGTACAATAAATATGTTTGCGTATGGTTGCTAGTTGGTTGAATTCGTAATTTTTATAATGTCTAATTTTGTCATTGTCATATGTTGGAGTGTCATAGACATGTGAATGCAAGTTTCTTTGGTTTATTTGGTTGTAAAACTACGGTAATGTTTATG
This window of the Phoenix dactylifera cultivar Barhee BC4 unplaced genomic scaffold, palm_55x_up_171113_PBpolish2nd_filt_p 000117F, whole genome shotgun sequence genome carries:
- the LOC120104813 gene encoding uncharacterized protein LOC120104813, with the translated sequence MEGENGLLVTVGLAPRESTVRMDFLVVRLPSAYSAILGRPRLNALRAMVSTYHLLVRFSTDQGVGEVRGDQRIAKRCYMATHKAKQPAKTEAPSHGEQTAEAPTETSNQALPIETLEVRDNTWKKRVEPGKLLTQIPLQENCPKLTVQVGSGLSSLERDRLIEFLRTNMDIFTWSPADMPEINPEVMVHRLQVKPTYKPVRQKKRGSAPERQRAAAEKVDKLLEAGFIREVFYPDWLANVVLVKKANEKWRMCVDYTDLNKACPKDSFFLPSID